In Cytophagales bacterium, the following are encoded in one genomic region:
- a CDS encoding helix-turn-helix transcriptional regulator, with protein MQRTHLGEFEELVLLIVGALQEEAYSMSIRTELSKTADRKPSIGALHAALNRLEDKGFISSHEGGATSERGGRRKRFYEITDAGKEVLRSSYELRSGWYKLIPGLS; from the coding sequence ATGCAAAGAACCCATCTCGGTGAATTTGAGGAACTGGTCTTACTCATTGTCGGTGCTTTGCAGGAAGAAGCCTACAGTATGTCAATTCGTACAGAATTAAGTAAAACTGCGGACCGAAAACCAAGCATCGGTGCCTTGCACGCAGCCCTGAATCGATTGGAGGACAAAGGATTTATTAGTTCTCATGAAGGTGGTGCTACCTCCGAGCGTGGTGGTAGAAGAAAGCGATTTTATGAGATCACCGATGCAGGGAAAGAAGTATTAAGAAGCTCTTATGAGTTGCGTAGTGGCT
- a CDS encoding GntR family transcriptional regulator: MKIVISNASPEPIYEQIGKQIKSQIISGDLKEGDSLPSIRKLALELHISVITTKRAYEELEKEGFIDTVGGKGTFVAIQNKDLLREKKMKSIEDQMVHMVTEAQKMGISLEELQEMLNILFNDND, from the coding sequence ATGAAAATAGTTATCTCAAATGCGTCACCAGAACCTATTTATGAACAAATAGGGAAGCAGATCAAATCCCAGATCATCTCAGGGGATTTGAAAGAAGGAGATTCATTGCCATCAATAAGAAAATTGGCTTTGGAACTTCATATCAGTGTGATCACAACCAAACGTGCCTACGAAGAATTGGAAAAAGAGGGTTTCATCGATACCGTGGGAGGTAAAGGAACTTTTGTCGCCATACAGAACAAAGACCTGCTTCGGGAAAAGAAGATGAAGTCTATCGAAGATCAAATGGTACACATGGTAACCGAAGCTCAAAAAATGGGAATAAGCCTGGAGGAGCTTCAGGAAATGTTGAACATCTTATTTAATGACAATGACTAA
- a CDS encoding ABC transporter ATP-binding protein, with translation MTNTLEISNLSKYYKGFSLNKISFNLPSGYIMGLIGPNGAGKTTIIKAIMNLVMKQEGEIKVFGMDHQQDEVAIKKRIGFVYDTPNFYAHLNLKRLKNVIAPFYENWDDQVFYDLVDRFGLPLNQALKKFSRGMTMKASIAIALSHHADFIIMDEPTSGLDPVVRRELLDLLRELIQDENKSILFSSHVTTDIEQAADYITYVNNGQVVFSKTKDEVYEQYALVKGGNDLLDRDTRKTMVAVRSSDYGFEGLTADLKRARDVFGEQAVYDKATLEDIMFFNNLKTKNGQ, from the coding sequence ATGACTAATACGTTAGAAATATCAAACCTTTCTAAATACTATAAAGGCTTTAGCCTCAATAAGATCTCTTTCAATTTACCAAGTGGGTACATCATGGGCCTGATCGGACCAAATGGGGCAGGTAAGACAACCATCATCAAGGCCATCATGAACCTGGTGATGAAGCAGGAAGGGGAGATCAAAGTCTTTGGGATGGACCATCAACAGGATGAAGTAGCCATAAAAAAACGCATTGGTTTTGTTTACGATACGCCTAATTTTTATGCTCATCTGAACCTGAAAAGGCTCAAGAATGTCATAGCACCATTCTACGAAAATTGGGACGATCAGGTGTTTTATGATCTGGTTGACCGTTTTGGATTACCCCTGAATCAGGCATTGAAGAAGTTTTCAAGAGGGATGACCATGAAAGCCTCCATTGCCATTGCGCTTTCGCATCATGCTGATTTTATCATCATGGATGAACCTACTTCCGGACTGGATCCGGTCGTCCGAAGGGAGCTACTTGACCTTTTGCGCGAGCTGATTCAGGACGAAAATAAATCCATCCTTTTTTCGTCACATGTGACCACTGATATAGAGCAGGCTGCAGATTACATCACCTATGTGAACAATGGTCAGGTAGTATTCTCCAAAACAAAAGATGAAGTTTATGAACAGTATGCGCTGGTAAAAGGAGGGAACGATCTGCTGGACCGTGATACCCGAAAAACCATGGTAGCAGTGAGGAGCAGTGACTATGGTTTTGAAGGACTGACTGCTGATTTAAAGCGCGCAAGAGACGTGTTTGGGGAACAAGCTGTTTATGATAAAGCAACGCTGGAAGACATCATGTTTTTCAACAACCTTAAGACTAAAAATGGGCAATAA
- a CDS encoding ABC-2 transporter permease — protein MGNNILKLVIKDFRANTGYLLLLFAILISISVGFNLSIITEGKVESEVYLLVILISTTMATKLFIITETEVSADKLIAGLPVNRMQMVLARYLSSIMMIFLALMVHWSIVHLVSNEVVRSENGILYRPDMWIVMGLLLTLSDAFSFPFHFVFGAIKGGLMYGFALIAFIILTILTITLINNNDAWKALFLKITQQPTGLIFTELIALYLLILGSSMLISMNAYKNKDL, from the coding sequence ATGGGCAATAACATACTGAAATTGGTCATCAAAGACTTCAGAGCGAATACTGGTTATTTGCTTTTGTTATTTGCTATTTTGATATCCATCAGTGTTGGTTTTAATCTATCCATTATAACAGAAGGTAAGGTGGAGTCTGAAGTCTATTTACTGGTGATATTAATAAGCACTACCATGGCAACTAAACTGTTTATCATCACTGAAACGGAAGTCAGTGCTGATAAATTGATCGCTGGTTTGCCAGTCAATAGAATGCAAATGGTACTGGCAAGGTACCTGTCATCCATAATGATGATCTTTTTAGCATTAATGGTGCATTGGAGCATTGTTCATCTGGTGTCAAATGAAGTAGTCCGTAGTGAAAATGGCATCTTGTATCGACCGGATATGTGGATCGTTATGGGGTTGCTTCTTACCCTGTCTGATGCCTTTTCTTTTCCATTTCATTTTGTGTTTGGGGCCATCAAAGGAGGCCTGATGTATGGATTCGCGCTGATTGCTTTCATCATATTGACCATTCTGACCATCACCCTGATCAACAACAATGACGCTTGGAAAGCTTTATTCCTAAAAATTACCCAACAACCGACCGGATTAATCTTTACTGAATTAATCGCCCTGTATCTCTTGATTTTGGGCAGCTCCATGCTCATTTCAATGAACGCCTATAAAAACAAAGACCTATGA
- a CDS encoding ABC-2 transporter permease, with translation MNKTAIIQLIQRDLSAYKVNILALSCFMLIVSMFITFINTNTLGIFTSGIGNIIMVVIGSFAMEQSGSVIRMHTASLPVTRTEIVFARFGTSLIIVFLNTILHFIVFNALTTVIHQDPVYTDGYLLLFALVYGVFQLSIYYLVFYRVNMVVSVIIFVLPVMIWTSVSPQSGFLNDYIQGDPKHLILFTFATALILILSVWTTKNYYKKKNL, from the coding sequence ATGAACAAAACTGCCATTATACAACTCATTCAGAGGGACTTAAGCGCTTATAAGGTCAACATACTTGCACTTTCTTGTTTTATGTTGATCGTGAGCATGTTCATCACTTTTATCAACACCAATACCTTAGGCATATTCACGTCAGGAATCGGTAACATTATCATGGTGGTGATCGGCTCTTTTGCCATGGAACAATCCGGTAGTGTCATAAGAATGCACACCGCTAGTTTGCCAGTTACCAGGACAGAAATCGTGTTCGCTCGATTTGGTACTTCATTGATCATCGTCTTTCTGAATACCATTTTGCACTTTATTGTTTTCAATGCGCTGACGACTGTGATCCATCAGGATCCTGTCTATACTGATGGTTACCTCTTATTGTTTGCGCTGGTTTATGGAGTTTTTCAGCTTTCGATTTACTACCTCGTCTTTTATCGGGTGAACATGGTTGTTTCCGTAATCATCTTCGTCCTTCCTGTTATGATATGGACGAGTGTTTCACCCCAATCAGGCTTTTTGAATGATTATATTCAGGGAGATCCGAAGCACCTGATACTGTTCACGTTTGCCACTGCATTGATACTAATCTTGTCCGTTTGGACCACTAAAAATTATTATAAGAAGAAAAATTTGTAA
- a CDS encoding ABC transporter ATP-binding protein, producing MKLKIENLTKTYSNGVKAINDLNLEIGTGMFGLLGPNGAGKSTLMRTIATLQKPDSGEITFNGINVLRDQIALRKGLGYLPQSFGVYPKISAEDLLDYLATLKGVKSKSDRRKLVQEALEITNLYDVRKKRVSGYSGGMKQRFGIAQLLLNNPKLIIVDEPTAGLDPTERNRFLNVIREIGTTNTVIFSTHIVDDVKELCTDMAILNGGRILRHNTPREATAAFEGKIWTTTISRTELGQMEANYQVLSSNYNEDNGLNIRVHSENRPSDQFTTATPQLEDVYFHTLKQE from the coding sequence ATGAAACTCAAAATCGAAAATCTAACAAAAACGTATTCCAATGGCGTAAAGGCCATCAATGATCTCAACCTCGAAATAGGGACCGGCATGTTTGGCCTGCTTGGCCCAAATGGTGCGGGAAAATCTACCCTGATGCGTACCATTGCCACACTACAAAAGCCTGATTCAGGAGAGATCACTTTCAATGGAATCAATGTCTTGAGAGATCAGATCGCACTCAGAAAAGGACTTGGATATTTACCTCAATCGTTTGGCGTTTATCCAAAGATTTCTGCAGAGGATTTGCTGGATTACCTGGCCACGTTGAAAGGGGTGAAGTCCAAATCGGACAGAAGAAAGTTGGTGCAGGAAGCACTTGAAATTACCAATCTGTATGATGTGCGAAAGAAACGCGTGTCAGGCTATTCCGGGGGAATGAAGCAGCGTTTCGGTATTGCTCAGTTATTGCTGAATAACCCCAAACTGATCATTGTAGACGAACCTACCGCCGGACTTGACCCCACAGAGAGAAATCGGTTCTTGAATGTCATTCGGGAAATTGGAACGACTAATACCGTGATCTTCTCCACACACATCGTAGATGATGTAAAAGAGCTTTGTACAGACATGGCGATTTTGAATGGCGGTCGCATATTGCGACACAATACGCCCAGAGAGGCCACTGCGGCATTTGAGGGGAAAATTTGGACCACAACCATTAGTAGGACAGAATTAGGACAAATGGAGGCCAACTATCAGGTACTTTCCTCAAATTACAATGAAGACAATGGTCTAAACATTAGGGTTCATTCTGAAAACAGGCCTTCAGATCAGTTCACCACCGCAACTCCCCAACTTGAGGATGTGTATTTCCACACCCTAAAACAGGAATAA
- a CDS encoding M1 family aminopeptidase produces MFYTIFKHELSYWLRKPVFYIYSSIFFVAALLIASISAGIFDEVSSTVGSLKIVNSPSEINKIFNTLATLIFFLFPSIIGVSVYRDFKSEMYTILYAYPFTKSHYLSAKFLSSLLIVSFIVLFIGLGMTIGFRLPGTNGAIVSAFNPIPYIQAYLVYVLPNVLLFGLIVFAVVVFTRNIVAGFVTVIVLALIQGVTNVMLLDPETRILAAYLDVFGASATDYYTQYWTAAELNESLLPFKGLILYNRLLWLSVAMLISGIVYAYFDFGQQGISFVSKKSGSEPSSNRNLGGVIQVRLPQVVHDYSFLQNVKVLWRLSNVDLKYIVRSWPFIIFTLFGLTMLLEDHVKSGMVRETAMLPVTWKMLRYSEEFQFSMIMCTFLYSGMLLQRARAANILQLTDISPVPNWTLLGSKFLAIIKMQVILLMVIMTAGIGFQLYQGYYHFEIGLYLFGLLGTDLWQFIIWALLAFFIQTLVRNPYLGTFVLLVLLLGLGTPLLRMIGVEQDVFVYGRGPGTPYSDMNGFGNWLAAFYSYILYWLLAGSTLLIGAGLLMDRGFSQSFSERFRMMRARFDRKTQTVFVILLLVFFGMGFRIYYEDNIANPWVSSKEKEQIQAQWELKYGQYKGAIQPRVLSVKTNLDIYPEMQDFKMQGTYSMVNKSSVAIDTIFLKYSDFYSRFELNQTNIAIEDTLYRFNIYQLEKPLQPGDSLELTFTIWNKPNTFLSQHSPILANGTFLNNFKLMPFLGYPGGGLEDNEVRKKYGLPEFNSSPLPSDMTALGNHMISRDSDWIDFETTVSTSEDQIAIAPGYLQKEWIANGRRFFHYKMDSKMLNIYSFNSARYEVKRDQWNGVNLEIYYHTGHDYNLERMMNGMKAALEYCSANFSPYQHRQARVIEFPRTFGDFAQAYPNTIPFSEGRGFIADVDDSEEGGVDYAFDVTVHEMAHQWWAHQVIGADVKGSGVLAEGLADYVRLKVLEKEYGIGKTQKYLKYATDRYLRGRGRDKKGENPLIYEDNQSYLRYSKASVVLYALSDYLGEQNLNQALSRYVKKVQFQEAPYTTSLELVQFLKSAAPDSLQYLISDMFEHITLYDNKIIKAETHELEDGTWQVDIEFLTSKYRCDEKGNQLLSDDMLSYQAEGEQESQVSMNLADYVDVGIFDAEGKEIYLAKRKVQTISNSISIIVDQQPSEVGIDPYHKLIDRESEDNRMEIH; encoded by the coding sequence ATGTTTTATACAATATTCAAGCATGAGCTGTCTTATTGGCTGAGAAAGCCAGTATTTTATATTTACTCTTCCATCTTCTTCGTTGCCGCATTACTTATTGCTTCGATTTCTGCCGGGATTTTCGATGAGGTTAGCTCCACCGTTGGTTCCTTGAAGATTGTAAACTCACCATCCGAAATCAACAAGATCTTCAATACGCTTGCTACCCTGATCTTTTTTCTTTTTCCTTCGATAATTGGCGTTTCTGTTTATAGGGATTTTAAAAGCGAAATGTATACCATCTTGTATGCTTATCCTTTTACGAAATCCCACTACTTATCGGCCAAATTCCTTAGTTCTTTGCTGATCGTGAGTTTCATTGTGCTGTTTATAGGCCTGGGAATGACCATAGGGTTTCGCCTGCCTGGCACAAACGGAGCGATTGTTTCAGCATTTAATCCGATTCCATATATACAAGCCTACCTGGTTTATGTCTTGCCCAATGTCTTGCTATTTGGATTGATTGTATTTGCAGTGGTGGTCTTTACCCGAAACATTGTAGCGGGTTTTGTGACGGTGATTGTATTGGCACTTATTCAAGGCGTTACCAATGTCATGTTGTTGGATCCGGAGACAAGAATCCTGGCTGCTTACCTGGATGTGTTTGGTGCATCTGCTACCGATTATTATACGCAGTATTGGACTGCAGCAGAGTTGAATGAAAGTTTGTTACCGTTTAAAGGACTCATCCTGTACAATCGACTGTTGTGGCTATCGGTGGCCATGTTGATTTCGGGAATTGTTTATGCCTACTTCGATTTTGGCCAACAGGGGATATCATTCGTTTCTAAAAAAAGTGGCAGTGAACCATCTTCTAACAGGAATTTAGGAGGTGTCATTCAGGTGCGACTTCCTCAGGTAGTACATGATTATTCTTTCCTTCAAAACGTGAAAGTGCTGTGGAGGCTATCCAACGTTGATCTGAAATATATTGTTCGCAGTTGGCCCTTCATCATATTCACCTTATTTGGACTAACGATGTTGCTGGAGGACCATGTAAAATCAGGTATGGTTAGGGAAACGGCCATGCTACCAGTTACCTGGAAAATGCTGCGTTACAGTGAGGAGTTCCAATTCTCGATGATCATGTGTACGTTCCTCTATTCAGGAATGCTTTTGCAGCGGGCCCGAGCAGCAAACATCCTTCAACTTACTGACATTTCACCTGTTCCGAATTGGACCTTACTTGGGTCTAAGTTCCTGGCGATTATCAAAATGCAGGTCATCCTGTTGATGGTCATCATGACAGCCGGCATTGGCTTTCAATTGTACCAGGGTTACTATCACTTTGAGATTGGCCTGTATTTATTTGGATTATTGGGAACCGACCTTTGGCAGTTTATCATATGGGCGTTGTTGGCTTTTTTCATTCAAACACTGGTAAGAAATCCTTATCTGGGAACTTTTGTGCTATTGGTATTACTGCTCGGACTCGGTACACCTTTGTTGCGAATGATTGGTGTGGAACAGGATGTATTTGTCTATGGGAGAGGCCCCGGAACTCCATATTCCGACATGAATGGCTTTGGGAACTGGCTGGCTGCTTTTTACAGCTACATCCTCTACTGGCTGCTCGCCGGGTCAACACTTCTGATAGGAGCAGGATTATTAATGGATCGAGGGTTCTCTCAATCCTTTTCCGAACGCTTTAGGATGATGCGAGCCAGGTTTGATAGAAAAACGCAGACTGTTTTTGTGATCCTGTTATTAGTTTTTTTTGGGATGGGATTCAGGATCTATTATGAAGATAATATTGCTAATCCCTGGGTGTCATCAAAAGAAAAAGAACAAATACAGGCACAATGGGAGCTAAAATACGGCCAATACAAAGGGGCCATTCAACCTAGGGTATTATCCGTAAAAACGAATCTGGACATTTACCCGGAAATGCAGGATTTCAAGATGCAAGGCACTTATTCCATGGTCAATAAGTCTTCGGTGGCCATCGATACCATTTTTCTTAAATACAGTGATTTTTATAGCCGATTTGAATTAAACCAGACCAATATCGCAATAGAGGATACCCTTTATCGATTCAATATTTACCAGCTTGAAAAGCCTTTACAGCCTGGAGATAGCCTGGAACTAACCTTTACCATCTGGAATAAACCAAATACTTTTTTGAGTCAACATTCGCCAATTCTGGCAAACGGAACATTCCTCAACAACTTCAAATTGATGCCATTCCTGGGATATCCAGGGGGTGGATTGGAAGACAATGAAGTTCGCAAAAAGTACGGTTTACCTGAATTTAATTCATCACCGCTACCATCCGATATGACTGCACTGGGCAATCATATGATCTCAAGGGATTCAGATTGGATTGATTTTGAAACAACAGTCAGTACTTCCGAAGATCAGATAGCCATTGCACCAGGATACTTGCAAAAAGAATGGATTGCAAATGGTCGCAGGTTCTTTCACTATAAGATGGATAGCAAAATGCTGAACATCTATTCATTTAATTCAGCACGATATGAAGTCAAAAGGGATCAATGGAACGGTGTAAATCTTGAAATCTACTACCACACAGGCCATGACTATAACCTTGAACGGATGATGAATGGAATGAAAGCAGCTCTGGAGTACTGTTCTGCCAATTTCAGCCCTTATCAGCATCGACAAGCGCGTGTGATTGAGTTTCCGAGAACCTTCGGTGATTTCGCCCAGGCTTATCCCAATACCATCCCATTTTCAGAAGGCAGGGGTTTCATTGCGGATGTTGATGATTCCGAAGAAGGTGGTGTGGACTATGCTTTTGATGTGACAGTTCATGAAATGGCGCATCAATGGTGGGCCCATCAGGTCATTGGTGCCGACGTGAAGGGTTCCGGTGTACTTGCAGAAGGGCTAGCGGATTATGTCCGTCTGAAGGTACTGGAAAAGGAATATGGGATCGGCAAAACCCAGAAGTACCTTAAATATGCTACTGATAGGTACCTAAGAGGAAGAGGAAGGGATAAGAAAGGGGAGAATCCACTGATTTATGAAGACAACCAATCTTACTTACGCTACTCAAAAGCATCAGTGGTGCTTTATGCGTTAAGCGATTATCTGGGAGAACAAAACCTCAATCAGGCATTAAGCAGATATGTGAAAAAGGTACAGTTTCAGGAAGCACCATATACGACCTCACTGGAACTGGTACAATTTCTTAAATCAGCAGCTCCTGATTCCCTGCAATACCTGATCTCGGATATGTTTGAGCACATCACCTTGTATGATAATAAAATCATAAAAGCTGAAACGCATGAGCTTGAGGATGGTACTTGGCAAGTGGACATTGAATTCCTGACAAGTAAGTATCGGTGTGACGAGAAAGGGAATCAGCTGTTATCAGATGACATGTTATCCTACCAAGCAGAAGGTGAACAAGAATCACAAGTATCCATGAATCTGGCGGACTATGTTGATGTCGGGATTTTTGATGCTGAAGGAAAGGAGATATACTTAGCTAAACGCAAAGTCCAGACTATTTCAAATTCCATTTCAATAATAGTTGATCAGCAACCTTCAGAAGTAGGGATAGATCCATATCACAAATTGATAGACCGGGAATCGGAGGATAATAGGATGGAGATTCATTGA
- a CDS encoding helix-turn-helix transcriptional regulator, with product MAYQLGEFEELVLLTVAAQHDEAYGVSIHEFLTDHTQKKINISAIHVALKRLETKGFVQSSYGGITEERGGRRKKYYVVTALGKKALDHSHDLRTSIYQQIPSINFPNT from the coding sequence ATGGCCTATCAACTAGGAGAGTTTGAAGAATTGGTGTTGCTTACGGTCGCAGCACAACATGATGAAGCATATGGTGTCTCCATACATGAGTTTCTAACAGATCATACCCAGAAGAAGATCAACATCAGTGCAATACACGTAGCGCTTAAGCGACTGGAAACCAAAGGCTTTGTGCAATCCAGTTATGGAGGTATCACAGAGGAACGAGGTGGTCGCAGAAAGAAGTATTACGTCGTTACAGCCCTGGGAAAAAAGGCATTGGACCATTCTCATGACTTACGGACGAGCATTTACCAGCAGATTCCTTCCATCAATTTCCCTAATACCTGA
- a CDS encoding ABC transporter permease, translating to MSKHNPPKWPLRFLHWFCKEESLDEIEGDLHEMFQKRSKTSVYKAKFFFYWNVLRSMRRMNMKTVQINWPVGTISFIQTVRFLRRDGVYSLLNALSLCIGFSLTLLFVWYANTELSFDQFHSKKDRIYRVSFDQYMDMGSYATTPYPVGPAIKEDYPEVLAMTRFASAGRMPVKYEDKAFFEKIKLADEDFFQVFDFPLLLGNPASALKDHHQVVISETLSKKYFKDENPIGKQLIIGADGSYNATVTGVYQDMPANSQIQVDIILSYETLHQLYPVIETLWRQMPGNYTYLLLNDESKANPLQRKLTQLKDKYVSELERGGYDFRLIPLVDVHFYEGLYNENSLNRSFKDLVVFGIVIGLILLISIMNFANLTSSRYLTRIKEVGVRKVIGAGKTQLLFQFLFQSFMMVVIAMILAYAVMMGILPYFNELAVTSFEMNQILQPVSLMSTCVLIVGVTLIAGIIPAIKLASLDVARQAQNGLSKAGQRRTKSYFLIFQYLATFILMVSSMVMYEQLHFLESRLDLGEEERIVVPINKSLSEDMKVLQAALEAYPSILATGASSHVPSFYGDSWPVRRSLEDTPVQTENFVITEDYPEVMSYQLLAGRMLNGDLQSDIDGGYVINETCATMLGFDSYERAIGQTLYFGSDEPKKGKIIGIAKDFHFDSFREKISPALFQFQPYEWMNYKFLVMKVPIEEAVNAIEAVETEVGKIDPEWVIDASFFEDHFKQRYLQETNQGKLVTSLTLIAIILTCLGQIGLILHYVLSRQKEMAVRKVLGATVQQLWSMMTRSYVLMMGLSIALAIPVCIYFLTEWLSTFYYRIPLGPKPFILATVAAGFIVVSVITSIALNAARKNPVESLSEE from the coding sequence ATGTCAAAACATAATCCTCCTAAATGGCCACTGCGTTTTTTGCATTGGTTTTGTAAAGAAGAAAGCCTGGATGAAATCGAAGGGGATCTCCATGAAATGTTCCAGAAACGATCAAAGACCTCTGTTTACAAGGCAAAGTTTTTCTTTTATTGGAATGTACTCCGGTCCATGCGTCGGATGAACATGAAGACGGTCCAAATCAACTGGCCAGTCGGGACGATTTCCTTCATACAGACTGTCAGGTTCCTAAGAAGAGATGGTGTTTATTCCTTGCTCAATGCGTTGAGCCTTTGTATTGGATTCAGCCTGACTTTGCTATTCGTCTGGTATGCCAACACCGAATTGTCATTTGATCAATTTCATTCGAAGAAAGACCGTATCTACAGAGTTTCATTTGATCAATACATGGACATGGGGTCATATGCTACTACGCCTTACCCGGTAGGTCCGGCAATCAAAGAGGATTATCCAGAAGTGTTAGCCATGACCCGCTTTGCTAGTGCCGGTAGGATGCCGGTAAAATATGAAGACAAGGCATTTTTTGAAAAGATCAAACTAGCCGATGAAGATTTCTTTCAGGTATTTGATTTTCCACTTTTACTGGGAAACCCTGCATCGGCCTTGAAAGATCATCATCAGGTCGTCATCAGTGAAACACTTTCCAAAAAGTACTTTAAAGACGAAAACCCTATTGGAAAACAGCTGATAATAGGAGCAGATGGCTCTTATAACGCCACGGTCACGGGAGTCTATCAGGACATGCCTGCCAATTCACAAATCCAGGTTGATATTATCTTGTCCTATGAGACGCTTCATCAGCTTTATCCCGTTATTGAAACACTTTGGAGGCAAATGCCTGGCAATTATACGTACCTACTGCTTAATGATGAAAGTAAGGCAAATCCATTGCAACGTAAATTGACACAACTCAAGGATAAATACGTTTCTGAATTGGAGCGTGGTGGTTATGACTTTCGATTGATCCCTTTGGTGGATGTGCATTTCTACGAAGGGCTATACAATGAGAATTCACTGAACAGAAGTTTCAAAGATTTGGTCGTTTTTGGCATAGTGATAGGACTGATCTTGTTAATCAGTATCATGAATTTTGCCAACCTTACTTCCAGCCGGTACCTCACACGGATCAAAGAAGTTGGTGTTCGAAAGGTAATTGGTGCTGGGAAAACGCAGCTGCTGTTCCAGTTCCTGTTTCAATCATTCATGATGGTGGTCATTGCCATGATACTGGCCTACGCCGTAATGATGGGCATACTCCCGTATTTCAATGAATTAGCGGTGACCTCCTTTGAAATGAACCAAATCTTACAGCCCGTATCGCTTATGTCGACGTGTGTACTGATCGTAGGTGTTACCTTGATTGCGGGTATCATTCCAGCTATCAAGCTTGCATCATTAGATGTTGCCAGACAAGCTCAAAACGGCTTAAGTAAGGCTGGCCAGCGACGTACAAAGTCCTATTTTCTGATCTTTCAATATCTCGCAACCTTCATTTTGATGGTCAGTAGCATGGTGATGTACGAGCAGTTGCATTTTTTGGAATCCAGGTTGGACCTGGGCGAAGAAGAACGTATCGTTGTACCCATCAATAAAAGCCTAAGTGAAGACATGAAGGTCTTACAGGCCGCTCTGGAAGCGTACCCAAGTATTCTGGCGACAGGCGCAAGTTCCCACGTACCCAGTTTCTATGGTGATAGCTGGCCGGTTCGGCGAAGCCTCGAAGACACACCCGTTCAAACGGAAAACTTTGTGATTACAGAGGACTACCCGGAGGTCATGTCTTATCAGTTGTTGGCTGGAAGGATGTTGAATGGTGACTTACAATCCGATATCGATGGCGGTTATGTGATCAATGAAACATGTGCCACCATGCTTGGTTTTGATTCGTATGAGAGAGCCATTGGTCAAACCTTGTATTTTGGGAGTGATGAACCCAAAAAAGGAAAGATCATCGGCATTGCAAAGGACTTTCATTTCGACTCATTCCGGGAAAAGATCAGTCCGGCCTTGTTCCAATTCCAGCCTTATGAATGGATGAATTATAAATTTCTGGTAATGAAAGTACCTATCGAAGAAGCCGTAAATGCGATTGAAGCGGTAGAAACAGAAGTAGGTAAAATTGATCCGGAATGGGTGATAGATGCAAGTTTTTTTGAAGATCATTTCAAACAACGATACTTACAAGAGACCAACCAGGGGAAATTAGTCACTAGTTTGACCCTGATCGCTATCATACTGACTTGTCTGGGTCAGATCGGTTTGATACTGCACTATGTACTATCCAGGCAAAAGGAGATGGCAGTGCGCAAAGTATTGGGAGCTACTGTGCAGCAATTGTGGAGCATGATGACCCGATCTTATGTTCTGATGATGGGGTTATCCATCGCACTTGCGATTCCTGTTTGTATTTACTTTTTGACGGAATGGTTGAGTACTTTTTACTACCGGATTCCACTTGGACCTAAACCATTTATCCTGGCTACAGTAGCCGCCGGTTTTATTGTCGTCAGTGTGATTACTTCCATAGCTTTGAACGCCGCAAGAAAGAACCCGGTTGAAAGCTTATCGGAAGAATGA